In Cicer arietinum cultivar CDC Frontier isolate Library 1 chromosome 7, Cicar.CDCFrontier_v2.0, whole genome shotgun sequence, a single window of DNA contains:
- the LOC101512459 gene encoding GATA transcription factor 5-like — MECVEAQAALKSSFIKTTTVKLTPQTLLQELSTFNVQNVTPVEDFFVDDFLNFSEEEEDEKDENFIDKKQQPQQQNQNESHQIFHPIINDHFASLPTTELTVPVEEAADLEWLSYFVEDSFSEFSTTENLQLQFQAKAPEPKPTFSTPCFKTPVPAKARSKRTRTGVRVWPISFVDSSSTSSSTTLSSSSTHLDECSKPPEKKTKRMASLDGEGRNVSRRCNHCGVQKTPQWRTGPLGPKTLCNACGVRFKSGRLLPEYRPACSPTFSSELHSNHHRKVLEMRRKKEGVPGSPLPPVAPGFLI, encoded by the exons ATGGAGTGTGTTGAAGCACAAGCAGCTTTAAAaagcagttttatcaaaaccaccACCGTCAAACTCACTCCACAAACATTGTTACAAGAGCTGTCAACTTTTAATGTCCAAAACGTAACTCCTGTCGAAGATTTCTTTGTCGACGATTTCCTTAACTTTtccgaagaagaagaagatgaaaaagaTGAAAACTTTATCGATAAAAAACAACAACCCCAACAACAAAACCAAAACGAAAGCCACCAAATTTTCCACCCCATAATCAACGACCATTTTGCTTCATTACCCACCACAGAACTCACAGTTCCG GTAGAAGAAGCTGCTGATTTAGAATGGTTATCTTATTTCGTTGAAGATTCCTTCTCAGAATTCTCCACAACAGAGAATCTTCAACTTCAATTTCAAGCAAAAGCTCCTGAACCAAAACCCACGTTTTCAACTCCGTGTTTCAAAACTCCAGTTCCGGCGAAAGCAAGAAGCAAGAGAACAAGAACCGGCGTTCGTGTATGGCCAATTTCATTCGTGGATTCATCTTCAACTTCAAGTTCAACCACCCTTTCTTCTTCCTCCACACACCTCGACGAGTGTTCGAAGCCGCCGGAGAAAAAGACGAAGAGAATGGCTTCGCTTGACGGAGAAGGTAGAAACGTTTCGCGGCGGTGTAACCATTGTGGTGTTCAGAAAACTCCTCAGTGGCGAACCGGTCCGCTTGGACCGAAAACGCTTTGTAATGCTTGTGGGGTCCGGTTTAAATCGGGTCGGTTATTACCCGAATATAGACCCGCTTGTAGTCCGACATTTTCGAGTGAATTGCATTCTAATCATCACCGGAAAGTGTTGGAGATGCGGCGGAAGAAGGAGGGTGTTCCCGGTTCGCCACTTCCTCCGGTTGCTCCcggttttttaatttaa